The proteins below come from a single Myxocyprinus asiaticus isolate MX2 ecotype Aquarium Trade chromosome 28, UBuf_Myxa_2, whole genome shotgun sequence genomic window:
- the LOC127418725 gene encoding protein phosphatase 1 regulatory subunit 3D-like encodes MAWSMGFGQKDTPPEEMNADLFFARVSGGSKEISTLNLQDVLCSKMDSERRPVKIRPPSPKATSPRQHTGRSLSCEPPTKSIIHRRTQSLPSPSERRRLGRRTCVRFVDSLGLDLENVKVFKSGEDPFVPEHVLFRLLMNAELSSSKRMEISLPYLKPMFPVQPGDSSNFVERLCCQQVCLEHVLCYEPGIIGIVQVVNLAFEKEVSVRYSFTNWRSCTETKAYWVASKSISNGPCCDTFRFHLPVPPFILHPGAVLEFAICYKVMGTQFWDNNCGQNYKFTCQSYNLPVPKECEDSMIHFI; translated from the coding sequence ATGGCATGGTCAATGGGATTTGGCCAAAAAGACACACCCCCTGAAGAGATGAATGCTGACCTATTTTTTGCCAGGGTATCCGGTGGCTCAAAAGAAATATCCACATTGAATTTGCAGGACGTGCTATGCTCTAAAATGGACAGCGAGAGAAGGCCTGTCAAAATTCGGCCACCAAGCCCAAAAGCTACTTCTCCAAGGCAACATACAGGCCGCAGTCTGTCATGTGAACCCCCAACCAAATCCATCATCCATAGGCGAACTCAGTCTCTCCCATCTCCATCAGAGAGAAGGAGGCTTGGCCGCAGAACATGTGTCCGATTTGTGGACTCCTTGGGATTGGATTTGGAAAATGTCAAGGTTTTCAAAAGTGGGGAGGACCCCTTTGTCCCAGAGCACGTTCTCTTTCGACTCTTAATGAATGCAGAGCTATCTTCAAGCAAGAGGATGGAGATATCCTTGCCGTATTTGAAACCGATGTTCCCTGTGCAACCAGGGGACAGTTCGAATTTTGTCGAACGTCTGTGTTGCCAACAAGTGTGTCTGGAGCATGTTTTGTGCTATGAGCCTGGCATTATAGGGATCGTTCAAGTTGTAAACTTGGCCTTTGAGAAAGAAGTGAGTGTCCGCTACTCCTTTACAAACTGGAGGAGTTGCACAGAAACCAAGGCTTACTGGGTGGCCAGCAAATCCATTTCGAACGGGCCTTGCTGTGACACTTTTCGATTTCATCTCCCAGTCCCTCCATTCATCCTTCACCCTGGGGCGGTGCTGGAGTTTGCAATCTGTTATAAAGTCATGGGCACTCAGTTTTGGGATAACAATTGTGGACAGAATTACAAATTTACCTGTCAGAGTTATAATCTGCCTGTGCCAAAGGAATGCGAGGACAGCATGATACACTTTATCTGA